Proteins encoded in a region of the Botrytis cinerea B05.10 chromosome 11, complete sequence genome:
- the Bcgrx5 gene encoding Bcgrx5: protein MFPTTRLLQACRITLFTRANCSLCTNAKDTLFKVRDTRPFVYREIAVMEDGQKHWKDLYEFDTPVIHVSREDAGEEQSELASKARKLMHRFTEEEVKAKMDEVEGKSSV, encoded by the exons ATGTTCCCAACAACACGGTTACTCCAAGCCTGTCGGATCACGCTTTTCACAAGAGCTAACTGCTCACTCTGTACCAACGCCAAAGATACATTATTTAAAGTTCGAGATACAAGACCATTTGTGTATAGAGAGATTGCTGTTATGGAAGATGGACAAAAGCACTGGAAGGATTTATACGAATTTGATACACCTGTG ATTCATGTTAGTAGGGAAGATGCTGGGGAGGAACAGTCTGAATTGGCATCTAAAGCAAGGAAGCTAATGCATAGATTTACCGAGGAGGAAGTCAAGGCAAAGATGGATGAAGTGGAAGGGAAAAGTTCTGTTTGA